CACGCTGAAACGCGTTTTAAGAAATCAATTATAAATTGGGTATTGGATTTTATGATACAAATTCAGAGACTGTTGTTAGAATCGGTACAAGATCACAGTAGGAAAGTACAATTCTACTGCAgcgttttatttgtttctgttaTCAGTTTGTCCGGCATAGATTGCATTTTAGTGAAACAAGATTTGTCGGTCTCGTCAGCGAATATCCGAATTGAATTATTTCCTCGAGCTCTCGCAATTCTGTCCGATAGACAAGAGTGGAAGTATGCGGTGCCACAGGTATTTATACATATACGTGACGTGCTACTATATAATGTATACAGTAAAATCCGGTCAATTTTGccctaaaaaaagaaaagaatatctTACCGTTATTAagaactgaatattttattatgcacTGCAATGTTTTAGATCATGGAATGGTTAAACTACATGAGAACAAGTACTGTCTCTGATGCATACAAACTCACCTTTCATCATTCATTAATTAGCTTGAGACATAATCCATATTATAAGGATGTATGGACCAAATATTTGTCAATTAAAACtgagttataaatataaattgtatgcAATGGAAGTTCGTGGAATGTAATGGAAAAGAATACATGTAATCACACTTCATATATATGATggttttgataatattaaacaGATGTTTCACTGTTATCCAATGCCATAACTGTCAATGTGTTGGGTCTTGATCCAGTTAATATATGATCTTCTGGCAGTTTCATCCTAGGTTCTAGTATGTTTCGTTTTGTTTCAACATTCTTTTTTATAGGTGTACGACTTGGACTAGATTTTCTACTACTTGGATAAGATTTTAATAAACGGGCTCTAAaatacaattgtatttaaacTAGTATGTAGTAACTTTTAATTGTTTTCCTCCCTTATTTTTCTAGTACTTACGCATCCATTAATTTGAGAAACAATCGAGTATACACTTGATACTCTTCATCTCCAAATTCTGTTGGATCATGTCTAGCATGCTCATACAAGTCACAAAACTGATGAATTAATCGTTGTCCACTTCCATTCAATGGAGTTGCTAATGTAGAGAGTAGGTAAGCTCTTAGATTTTCAGATGGATGTCTTTTGAGACAACTATCATACTTTGTAATCTCGGCTTCTACGagaaaattagataaaaatattaagtatctaCTTATTCTACAATTATCGATTTATcgtaataaatgttaaaattacCTAAAACTCTGATATCATCTACTGCTTTCAGTCTATAATAATGTGGTGGAATTTGAGTGCGAGGAGTCACAATGAATCGTGGATCACTAATAAGCTGTGGTTCATATTGAATTCTTGGTATTACTTCTATCCGCCTTTCAATTTCCTTCTTTAGCGactaaataaatgaatgttataATTTTGACAACAACACAGTACACAACATAACCTCTTTCTTTATCCATACCTTTCTTGCATCATGCCCTATAGGAATATGAGGGCCACGACGTGATCGCAAAGCAAATCTCATAATTTGACGTTtcgcgaaaataaataataataacatcgtTAGTACACCAGCCgctataaatattactattgcCACGCCAGAAAGTTCTTCCGTCATTTTTACATTATAGTGTTTTCACTTCTCCATTCGCGTTAAGAACTGTTTGCCATTCCCTTTCATTCAAGGGACAGGTTATATCATctgatatttgagtttttcatTATCCCTACGAAATAATACGATTTAAACCACAACATTCctttgataataatttaattaataggtcatttcattttaatttactaGTGATTTTTAAAATCAGTTCATTTTGAGGAAATGTTACATGATACTAAAAGCTAAGAATCATTTTCACTCGCATCTGTCAATTGAACAGTGTGCAATTACTTatgcatattataaatattcatttttattcattttcttacgtaataaatttattgataaaCTATGTACCTTTTAACATGTTTTGCATAGGTTTTTTGAAGAATGTTTGGTTTATATCACCAATTTCCCACAATAAAAGTTTTTGTTGCTCTGAAAAGTTTACATTAACTTTTATAAATGATAATACCAGTTTACCAAAATTTTTCTCCTTAGAAAATTCTAGTGCTTTCTTAGATAACAGatgtacaaatttttcttttgtatcaGGATCCATTTTAACAGATATTAGACTCTGTAGAATAGGAAGATGCCATAATTTAAGTTCTTTTGTATGTGACAAATATTCCCTGcacacattattaaaattagtcAAATATGTTGTTAAACATATTtggatatatttaaataattagtttCACAACATACTCAATCAAAACATGATTTCGCTCAGACTCAAAAGCATTTACTATAGCAGTGGTAATTGTTGCATCTTTTAAATTAGCATTTAACAAAGGAATGAAAATTGAGTTTTGTACATCATTAGGAAATTTTTTCACACTTTCCACAATAGCAGATATTAACATTCTTGAAGGTTCTTCCAAAGCAATTATCTATAACAGATCAAACATATCacaacattaattataaattcttatggTATGTAGAAGTGAACAAGCATTAAGATAAACATTAATTACCTttggtaataataaataagtataaaagaTTGATACATATTTCATTCCTTCTTCTAAGCTCATATTATTCAAAGAGCAACAAAGATTATAGGTACCtgttatgtttaattttttctctAAATCACAGACTAACTCCACAAGTTCTtcatcatttatattttctaacaaATTTATATCCAATTTTCCATTGGGACGTTCTAAACCTTCCAAAAGACATTCTACAATATCACATTTTTGTACAgatgtttgtttcattttgtcATCAATATTATTgtcgaattgtgtaaaataaaacTGGGTAGATGGAAATTGGTCACAACTGGACATTTTGGACAAACTGTGATCATTATTTACATCATTTTCATCTACACTTTCCTCTTCGCTTACACATGTATCACTTTCTTCCTAAatgatatacttttaaataattactcttATATTGTGCTTCTCATGCTGATACAAACCTTTCCTATCACAAAAGTCCATAAAGGATCAGCTTGATCTGTGCTTGTTTTTAATGCTTCtttaatcagttttaatttATCCAAAGTATACTCTGATAATAcataatgttttaaattattcttttcatccataatcttgaaaacaaattaaaaattatgaagtcATTTGTTTCtcactgaaaaataatatttttaataaaatattaaattaaaaatttcgatcatttcgaaaataaagaattattttacattgtattttattccACTGAAGAACAAATAAGCAAGTAATAATGAAATCTCAAACTTTAGGGATTCCCGCCAATATCACTGATCAACTATCGGCTTttttatgaacaaaatattttataataatctagCGGAGACTATCTGGTACTATTTGACTACAAGTTTGAGCATTCTCGCAATAGATAGCGCTACCAATCCGGGATAACATTTAGATCTATTgtataaagaaaacatttaactCTGTTCCAAattctaaaaaggaaaaacaaaatacTGGAGTGAACATTTCTGTTGTTCCTGCTTCGTGTCCCTCGAGAAACCCCATGAACCCCCTTGAAAACCCCCTCGAAATATTCCCTCGTGCCCCCTCGTGGAATTCTGCGATATCCttgtagattttttatttatttacttatttgtatttatttgcacTGTGTTGGTAAAGTTGTCAATGACACGGGCGTgtgataaaaatttacattgtaTGTTCAGTGTATCTTGTTTCACGTCGATGGTAATATGGAAATAACGACCCAGTTATCCATAGGTATGTATTTCCTAATCGCGGTAACAGTCAAAAACTTAATGTCAAAAAATGCAGAAATcgtatagctatatttaaagaTATCATTACCGAAAAACGaacaagtgaaaatatttccaCGAATGAAGAGCAGGAAAAGAAagttttgatttaaaaaattaaacataaaaaaaattgtgtctaggacatttttattgttaaatgatCTTGACGATTTTAAACTAAAAAATTTATACATTGAACCAGAGAATTTTTAAGTAACTGAATtttgtgttgttgttgtttaaatatgaattattatttagcgAATCTTACAATATGCGTTCAAGGTTCTTAATCTTCTTGACATGAAGTGTGAGTCATGAAAACTGTTGCTGCTTTATTTACTGTGGGCTTGAAACGTAAGCTCTGAATGTGTCAATTGTTTATGATTATAGATGCTTACAAACAGTGAGATACGGAGCACAATCCAAAaccattttaaaattcatagtaataaatatttaacatttaaatagaaCATAACAGGCAATACAAAATGCCAATTCTTTCCAACCTGTCTCGACGATTTCATATGTTAACAACAGATGCAATACCCGAACCACCACGAGTAGAAATTAAAGGGTATACCCATAATTTAAATCCTGatacaacaaatgaaaaatcgaaTGTGAATCCTGCAA
Above is a genomic segment from Nomia melanderi isolate GNS246 chromosome 8, iyNomMela1, whole genome shotgun sequence containing:
- the LOC116423877 gene encoding protein C1orf43 homolog, yielding MTEELSGVAIVIFIAAGVLTMLLLFIFAKRQIMRFALRSRRGPHIPIGHDARKSLKKEIERRIEVIPRIQYEPQLISDPRFIVTPRTQIPPHYYRLKAVDDIRVLEAEITKYDSCLKRHPSENLRAYLLSTLATPLNGSGQRLIHQFCDLYEHARHDPTEFGDEEYQVYTRLFLKLMDAARLLKSYPSSRKSSPSRTPIKKNVETKRNILEPRMKLPEDHILTGSRPNTLTVMALDNSETSV
- the LOC116423873 gene encoding uncharacterized protein LOC116423873 isoform X1 is translated as MDEKNNLKHYVLSEYTLDKLKLIKEALKTSTDQADPLWTFVIGKEESDTCVSEEESVDENDVNNDHSLSKMSSCDQFPSTQFYFTQFDNNIDDKMKQTSVQKCDIVECLLEGLERPNGKLDINLLENINDEELVELVCDLEKKLNITGTYNLCCSLNNMSLEEGMKYVSIFYTYLLLPKIIALEEPSRMLISAIVESVKKFPNDVQNSIFIPLLNANLKDATITTAIVNAFESERNHVLIEEYLSHTKELKLWHLPILQSLISVKMDPDTKEKFVHLLSKKALEFSKEKNFGKLVLSFIKVNVNFSEQQKLLLWEIGDINQTFFKKPMQNMLKGIMKNSNIR
- the LOC116423873 gene encoding uncharacterized protein LOC116423873 isoform X2, which produces MDFCDRKESDTCVSEEESVDENDVNNDHSLSKMSSCDQFPSTQFYFTQFDNNIDDKMKQTSVQKCDIVECLLEGLERPNGKLDINLLENINDEELVELVCDLEKKLNITGTYNLCCSLNNMSLEEGMKYVSIFYTYLLLPKIIALEEPSRMLISAIVESVKKFPNDVQNSIFIPLLNANLKDATITTAIVNAFESERNHVLIEEYLSHTKELKLWHLPILQSLISVKMDPDTKEKFVHLLSKKALEFSKEKNFGKLVLSFIKVNVNFSEQQKLLLWEIGDINQTFFKKPMQNMLKGIMKNSNIR